In Chitinophagaceae bacterium, the genomic window GGCAAAAGACTCATACCTTACCCGTGATGTGTTGTATGTAAAAGGAATTTTGGATGGAGATACCATTCATGTTTTTGTAAACCACTGGCCCAGCCGTAGTGGTGGCGAAGAGCGTTCCATGCCGGGCAGGGCTGCAGCTGCTGCTACTGCAAAAAAAGTTATTGATTCCTTAATGGCTATTAATATTGAAACAAAAGTTTTATTAATGGGCGATTTAAATGATGATCCTATAAGCCCAAGCATTACCAAAGTTTTGGGTGCAAAAGGTAAAATGAAAGAAGTGGGCCCCGGGCAACTTTTTAACCCCTGGGTGGAAATGTACAGGCGAGGGATTGGTACATTGGCTTATCAGGATGCCTGGGGATTATTTGATCAGGTGATCATTTCGCATGGCTGGCTTAATAAAGAAAAGGATGGTTATTTTTATAATAAAGCTTTAATTTTCAATAAAGATTTTTTGGTGCAAAAAACGGGTAAATACCGTGGGTATGGAAAAAGAACCTGGGACGGTAATACGTATAATTATGGTTATAGCGATCACTTTCCGGTGTATGTGGTGTTTTTGAAGAAGGTAAAAGAGTAATAAATACTTTTACATTAAATCTTTCCGGTTAACCTATAAAAAAAGAGCAGGCCATAAACCTGCTCTAATAATTTTTGATTATTCAACCCTGTTATTCTTCCTCATCAAAGCTCATTACCTCTTTGGTTGTCATCAGTAATTCATATTCTTCCTTGCTGCCTACAATCATGTTTTCAAATTCTTTTAAGCCTGTGCCTGCTGGAATATGATGGCCTGTGATAACATTTTCTTTAAGTCCGAGCATATCATCTGTTTTGCCCTGGATGGCTGCAGAACTCAACACTTTGGTTGTTTCCTGGAAGGATGCTGCGGATATCCAGCTATGCGTGCCCAATGATGCTTTGGTAATACCCAGCAACAAGGGTGAAGATGTTGCAGGTTTTGCATCCCTGAATTCGGCTAGCTTTTTATCTGCCCTTCTTAAGGTAGAATTTTCTTCCCTCAATTCCCTTACAGAAACAATTTGACCGGTTTTAAGTTTGGCGCTTTCTCCCTGGTCGGTTACCACTTTTTTATCAAAAATGTAATCGTTCTCGGTATTAAAGTCCATTTTATCTTCTGTATCCCCTTCCAGGAACTTGGTATCGCCGGCATCTTCAATGGTTACTTTACGCATCATTTGCCTTACGATAACTTCAATGTGTTTGTCGTTAATTTTTACACCCTGTAAACGATAAACTTCCTGTATTTCATTTACCACATATTCCTGTACGGCAAATGGGCCTTTTATTGCCAAAATATCAGCAGGTGAAATTTGGCCATCGCTCAGTGGTGAACCGGCTTTTACAAAATCTCCGTCCTGAACCAGTATCTGGCGGCTTAAGGGTACAAGGTATTTACGAATTACGCCATCTTTTGCTTCAACAATAATTTCTCTGTTACCTCTTTTTATAGCGCCAAATGTTACCACACCGTCAATTTCGCAAACTACGGCAGGGTTGCTTGGGTTCCTTGCTTCAAAAAGTTCAGTTACACGTGGTAAACCGCCCGTAATATCTTTTAATTTGCTAAGTATACGTGGAATTTTTACCAACACCTGGCCACTCCTTACGTCATCGGCTTCTTCCACAACAATATGGGAACCTACAGGAAGGTTATAAGATTTCTTATCTTTTCCTTCTACAACAATTGCCGGTAACTTTGTTTTATCTTTTGTTTCAATAACCACTTTTT contains:
- a CDS encoding endonuclease translates to MKKIIFFSLLIINSSTFAQNKYNVSLIGFYNLENLYDTINDPNKNDEEFLPNSTRQYNGRIYWDKLSRLADVISQMGTDITPDGLAMLGVAEIENDTVLNDLVKQEKLKNRHLKYVHYNSPDIRGVDVGLIYNPKYFTPVYSKPLFVKLPGGAKDSYLTRDVLYVKGILDGDTIHVFVNHWPSRSGGEERSMPGRAAAAATAKKVIDSLMAINIETKVLLMGDLNDDPISPSITKVLGAKGKMKEVGPGQLFNPWVEMYRRGIGTLAYQDAWGLFDQVIISHGWLNKEKDGYFYNKALIFNKDFLVQKTGKYRGYGKRTWDGNTYNYGYSDHFPVYVVFLKKVKE